The following DNA comes from Blastocatellia bacterium.
AACGGGTTTATTGGTGGTCACTAAAGTTTTTGCAAAGTCCTGCTGAAGCTGAAGAAATGGTTCAAGAAATTTTTATGGCTTTAATTGCAGATGCTCTAAATAACTATCAGCCACGAGAAGATGCTAAATTTAGCTCCTGGCTCTATCGCTGTGTTGGTAATCAATGCCTCAAGTCCTTAAGAGGACGCTATGAAGCATTAAATAAACAAGTCATTATTGAAGATATTCCACAAGAATTAATAGCTAAAATTGATTTAGATGGCTCATTGCTTCTAGCTCAAAGAACAGAACTTCTAACCAAAACATTAAATGAACTTAGCGCAATGCAGCGGATGTGCTGCTTAAAGTTCTATTGGGATGGAATGAAATATGAGGAAATTGCTAAGGAATTAGATATTACTTATGATCAAGTTCGCTCCAACCTGCAAAACGCGCTTCGTAATCTAAAAATAGCTTTTAAGGAACCCCAAAGTAAAAAACATTAAGCAAAACAAATAGCAGTTAGGCAATTGACTATATGTTTTACAGGTTTTCTAAGGAAACAAATTGTAAAACTAAGGCGTTTGCTTTGGCAGGAGCAGCATCAATAAAAATTAGTTTTCCAGGAGTTAATTATGCTTTATTTTGCATTTTTCTTTTGGCGTAAACCCCTTATTGAGAGCAATACAACTACATTTTCATACTACAAAAACAACGCATATTTTGCAATTTTTATTGGATTAATTCTTTTACTTATTGTTGAATCTATTGTGGCACATTTTTTCTTGGCAAAATTTGATACTACTTTAGCCTGGGTTGCTAGTTTAGCTAGCATTTATACAATTCTTTGGCTTTGGGGAGACTTTCAAGCTATTAGACTTAACCCTATTGCTATCAATGATCAAGAACTTAAATTAAATGCTGGCTTAAGATGGCAAATAAGCGTACCTCGAGAAATGATTAAAGAAGTAATAGATATAAGCAAAGCAGGTAAATTAACTGAAAGAAAAGACTATTTAAGTATGACCATAGCTGGTGAACCGGAATTAGTAATAGTGCTAGAAGAACCACTAAAAGCAAAAGGGCTTTTTTATCTTACAAAAGAATGTAAATATATTGGAATATTTGTTGATGATTTACCTGCTTTTAAGCAAACTTTAATGGCTTAATTTTTAGAGACTTTAATGACTTATATTTAGCTACTTAATTTTCTTCTGATATCTAGATAAAGAAAAATAATAATTACAATAATTATTTTATTAACCCAAGGTAGTAATTGATCAATTAAAGAAATAGAAGGAGAAACATTAGTTGTTAAATTGGCTGGCAGATCTGACACAAGTTCTTTTGGTGGATTTTTTTCTTCTAAAGAGTTATCAATTTTAATTTCTTTTTTATCAGGCTTTTCATTTTCTAAAGATAAATAAACATTACTGATAGGCTTTATAGTTGGTTGAGGGTAATTTGTAGTATTACCCTCAGAATTAGTAACAAACTGTTTTTTTTCTTGATCTGTTAAAACGGACAGATGCAAATTACTGGAAGAATTAGTGTTACTAGAGTTACTCCAATAATTTGGAGTATAAGAATTTGCCTCAGAATAATTCTGTCTAGGATAATGGCTACTAGGCTGCGGATTGTGCCAATTGTTGTTAGAACTATTATATGGATAATTCCAATAATTACTAGGATAACTGCCAGAGTAATTATTGGGATAAGTTTTAATTGTATAATTATTTTGAGTTATACCAATAATTGTTTTATCAACTTGTTTATTAGAGCTAATTGTAGGAAATAAAGGTTCAATACCATATTCAACATTATCATTGTTAGTATGGCAAGTAGTGCAACTAGTAGGTTCAATATTTCGGCTTTTATGACAACTAATACATCCAGCATCATCTTTTTCTCCTTGCCCATGATAAGCTTCCTTAGCATTAATTGCTAGTTTTCCCTTAAATTTATTATTTTCATTTGTTCCTTCAATTGTGCAAGTTGTATCATCGGCTTGGTGACAAACTGCACACTTAAGCACATCTTCTTCAAGTTTTACTGTTAAGGTATTAGAATTAGTATGATGGCAAGTAACACAAGTAATTTTAGCTCTTTCGCTAATATGTTGGTTGTGGTCAAAAGGTGTTTTTCCTTTGTCTCCAGCAAAAGCAGAGTTTGGAATATTTGGATCGTCTAAAACTATTATTGAAGGCAGTGAACGACTAATACCAAGTGTTGGGCTATCGTCTATATTGGCTTTTGAATTAATATTATTTAGGTTACTAAATAATATATAGGAAGCAAATATAGCAAAGCAAGAATAAGTAAGGATAAGCTTGATTTTTTTTAATTTCCTTGTAGTATTCATAAACATACCTCTAATTTTTTATGTTAATCTTCTTCTAAAAGGGAACGCGCAATCCATTGATAAAATGGTGAGAAAGTTTTCAAAAAATTGGAGAAAATATGTCAAACGAAGACATTACAAAGCTGTTAGTAGATTGGAATCAGGGCAATGAAGCGGCGAGAGATGAGCTTATCCCATTAGTTGCAAATGAACTACGCCGAATTGCTAGCCGATATTTATATGGGGAGCGACATGAGCATACCTTACAAGCCACTGCATTAATTAATGAAGCCTATATTCGTTTAGTTGATCAAAAACAGGTGCAATGGCAAAACCGCGCACATTTTTTTGGTGTTGCTGCACAATTAATGCGCCGAATTTTAGTTGATTATGCCCGAACACGTAATGCAGCTAAACGGGATGGACAACGCCATAAACTATCTTTAGATGATGTAATTAACCTTTCAGAAGAACATGATAAAAATTTAGTTGCACTAGATGAAGCTTTGGAGCGTTTAGCTAAATTGCAACCTCAACGAAGTCAAATTGTTGAGCTACGTTTTTTTGGAGGGATGACAATTGAAGAAACAGCTAGCGTGCTAAATGTTTCAGTTGATACAGTTAAGGCTGAATGGCGACTAGCAAAGGCTTGGCTTTATCGAGAGATTAGCAATTTGCCGGAAGGTTCAGAATAACTTAAGATAAAAGGCAAGATTTTTTCATCTAAAGGCTATGGGTACACAACAAGGGCAAATAGACCAAATTTTTCTTTCCGCGCTAGAAATGCCTCCAGAACGTCGGGCGGCTTTTTTAAAGTCTTGTCCAAATGCTAAAGTCCGACAGGAAGTTGAAGCCCTGCTTGTTGCTTATGACCAATCCAGTAACTTTTTAGAAACACCTATAATTAATGCTCAAAACTTAACAGAAAGCACCGAAAATAATGTTGATTTGCTAATAGGTCGTACTTTAGGAGATTTCCGAATTTGTGAAAAGCTTGGAGAAGGTGCTTTTGGTGTTGTTTATCGTGCTGAACAAATAACTTTAATGCGTGAGGTAGTTGTTAAGGTACTTCACCAAAAACATCGGGATAACCAAGAAGTAATTGAAAG
Coding sequences within:
- a CDS encoding sigma-70 family RNA polymerase sigma factor, producing the protein MSNEDITKLLVDWNQGNEAARDELIPLVANELRRIASRYLYGERHEHTLQATALINEAYIRLVDQKQVQWQNRAHFFGVAAQLMRRILVDYARTRNAAKRDGQRHKLSLDDVINLSEEHDKNLVALDEALERLAKLQPQRSQIVELRFFGGMTIEETASVLNVSVDTVKAEWRLAKAWLYREISNLPEGSE
- a CDS encoding cytochrome c3 family protein, giving the protein MNTTRKLKKIKLILTYSCFAIFASYILFSNLNNINSKANIDDSPTLGISRSLPSIIVLDDPNIPNSAFAGDKGKTPFDHNQHISERAKITCVTCHHTNSNTLTVKLEEDVLKCAVCHQADDTTCTIEGTNENNKFKGKLAINAKEAYHGQGEKDDAGCISCHKSRNIEPTSCTTCHTNNDNVEYGIEPLFPTISSNKQVDKTIIGITQNNYTIKTYPNNYSGSYPSNYWNYPYNSSNNNWHNPQPSSHYPRQNYSEANSYTPNYWSNSSNTNSSSNLHLSVLTDQEKKQFVTNSEGNTTNYPQPTIKPISNVYLSLENEKPDKKEIKIDNSLEEKNPPKELVSDLPANLTTNVSPSISLIDQLLPWVNKIIIVIIIFLYLDIRRKLSS
- a CDS encoding sigma-70 family RNA polymerase sigma factor yields the protein MNLASLTDVEIVEQFKQTQDPWLIEELYRRYSQRVYWWSLKFLQSPAEAEEMVQEIFMALIADALNNYQPREDAKFSSWLYRCVGNQCLKSLRGRYEALNKQVIIEDIPQELIAKIDLDGSLLLAQRTELLTKTLNELSAMQRMCCLKFYWDGMKYEEIAKELDITYDQVRSNLQNALRNLKIAFKEPQSKKH